From one Suicoccus acidiformans genomic stretch:
- a CDS encoding MBL fold metallo-hydrolase has protein sequence MQGIPYATLATQVDTIQYSILASGSSGNSTYIETPKKRILVDAGLSGKKITGLLAQIDRKPEDLDAIFVTHEHKDHIHGVGVLSRKYNLPIYANAKTWSQMEQMIGKINPENRCYIEPDELFSFGDLDIQSFNVSHDAIQPQFYAFQKNRKQLVLLTDTGYVSNRLRDQLENADAYLIESNHEIEMLRYGSYPWHLKQRILSDKGHLSNDDGALAMVDMIGQQTSKIFLGHLSRDNNTKLLAMDAMEQTLHNYDIETGRDLNLYMTDPDEATPLFKL, from the coding sequence ATGCAAGGAATCCCCTATGCAACGCTGGCAACTCAGGTGGATACGATTCAATACTCCATCTTAGCCAGTGGTAGTAGTGGGAATTCAACCTATATTGAAACGCCGAAGAAGCGTATTTTAGTTGATGCAGGTTTGAGCGGTAAGAAGATTACCGGTTTACTGGCACAGATTGACCGGAAGCCGGAAGACTTGGATGCTATCTTTGTAACGCATGAACATAAGGACCATATTCACGGGGTGGGGGTGCTTTCGAGAAAGTATAATTTACCTATTTATGCCAATGCGAAGACGTGGTCACAGATGGAGCAAATGATAGGTAAGATTAATCCGGAGAACCGTTGTTATATTGAACCAGACGAATTGTTTAGTTTCGGGGATTTGGATATTCAAAGTTTCAACGTGAGTCATGATGCGATTCAGCCACAATTCTACGCCTTTCAAAAGAATCGCAAGCAACTTGTGCTATTGACGGATACTGGATATGTTAGTAATCGTCTGCGCGATCAGTTAGAGAATGCTGATGCATATTTAATTGAGAGTAACCACGAAATTGAAATGCTCCGTTACGGTAGCTATCCCTGGCATTTGAAGCAGCGGATTCTTAGCGATAAAGGGCATTTGAGCAATGATGATGGTGCTTTGGCAATGGTGGATATGATTGGCCAGCAAACATCCAAGATTTTCCTTGGCCACTTGAGTCGGGATAATAACACGAAGCTTTTAGCGATGGATGCCATGGAGCAGACTTTACATAATTACGACATTGAAACAGGACGGGACTTAAACTTATACATGACCGACCCGGATGAAGCAACTCCGCTTTTTAAACTTTAA
- a CDS encoding S1C family serine protease — MKKQIKNTFTLRQKFYGGMLKAVAVLVIASPAVASLEALQPVVASAEEAALTEHEQIITNVVDESRDAVVSVSNFQHVMTGEQAFMQFYGLQQDIDLRDFDNEPTLAGSGSGVVYKIDGDAAYIVTNQHVIDRAEKIEVTMADGRTAEAELLGSDSLSDLAVLKISSEYASRTLEFADSDAVKVGSTAIAIGSPIGMDYASSVTKGIISGLNRALPVDTNNDGKEDWEMTLMQTDAAINPGNSGGALVNTSGQLIGINSAKLAASEIEGMGFAIPSNDVQHIISQLETDGEVTRPVLGVTTTGLDRITKESRQEVLNLSEDITEGALVLEVQNGSAAEAAGIENYDVIVEIDGKPIKSSQSLRQELYRHQIGDTIEIKVLRNGKEQTLQTTLNEETSLDMLANG, encoded by the coding sequence TTGAAAAAACAAATAAAAAACACTTTTACTTTACGCCAAAAGTTTTACGGTGGCATGCTTAAAGCAGTGGCCGTCTTAGTTATTGCCAGCCCGGCTGTGGCTAGCTTGGAGGCATTGCAACCAGTGGTTGCGAGCGCTGAAGAAGCTGCCTTGACCGAGCACGAACAAATCATCACCAATGTGGTGGATGAATCGCGGGATGCAGTAGTCTCTGTTTCAAATTTCCAACACGTTATGACAGGTGAACAAGCCTTTATGCAATTTTATGGCTTACAGCAAGATATCGACTTAAGAGACTTTGACAATGAGCCCACCTTGGCCGGTTCAGGGAGTGGCGTTGTCTATAAAATTGATGGCGATGCTGCTTATATTGTAACCAATCAGCATGTTATTGATAGGGCAGAGAAAATTGAAGTGACAATGGCTGATGGCAGAACTGCAGAAGCCGAGCTGTTAGGTTCGGATAGTTTAAGTGATTTAGCAGTACTGAAAATTTCTTCAGAATATGCTAGTCGCACCCTAGAATTTGCGGATTCTGATGCTGTAAAAGTAGGTAGTACCGCGATTGCGATTGGTTCACCGATTGGTATGGACTATGCTTCATCAGTCACCAAAGGAATCATTTCTGGATTGAACCGGGCCTTGCCAGTTGATACGAACAATGATGGCAAAGAGGATTGGGAAATGACTTTAATGCAGACCGATGCAGCCATTAACCCTGGAAACTCTGGGGGAGCGTTAGTGAACACATCCGGTCAACTCATCGGTATTAACTCCGCCAAATTGGCCGCATCTGAAATTGAAGGAATGGGCTTTGCGATTCCAAGTAACGATGTACAACACATTATTTCTCAATTAGAGACAGATGGTGAAGTAACAAGACCTGTCTTAGGTGTCACAACAACGGGCTTAGATCGTATTACGAAAGAATCGCGTCAGGAAGTATTGAACTTATCGGAAGATATCACGGAAGGTGCTCTAGTTCTTGAAGTGCAGAATGGTTCTGCAGCTGAAGCTGCAGGTATTGAAAATTATGATGTGATTGTAGAAATTGATGGGAAGCCAATTAAAAGCTCTCAAAGTTTGCGTCAAGAATTGTATCGCCATCAAATCGGTGACACGATTGAAATAAAAGTCTTGCGTAATGGTAAAGAGCAGACTTTACAGACAACCTTGAATGAAGAAACAAGCCTTGACATGCTAGCAAATGGCTAG
- a CDS encoding potassium channel family protein produces MNSKIIGILGLGIFGQTVATELSKYGTEVIAVDSREDRVHAVADIVTNAAIGDFTDIDLLRNIGIPNCDIVIIATGTNLESAVLSVMHLKKLGIPQIIAKARNAIFEEVLYEIGVTSVISPERDSGHRLATKILRNHIDEVLRLDDDTSLIEFEIPESWVGQTLQSLDLRRKYEMNLIGMREDRGEPMQTIAANEPLEDDIILVGIASSHVFERYDYLGYF; encoded by the coding sequence ATGAACTCTAAAATCATTGGCATCTTAGGCCTAGGCATCTTCGGCCAAACGGTGGCTACTGAATTATCTAAATACGGGACTGAAGTAATTGCTGTAGATTCGCGAGAAGACCGGGTTCATGCAGTCGCCGATATCGTCACAAATGCTGCCATCGGCGACTTTACCGATATTGATTTATTGCGAAATATCGGCATTCCCAACTGTGACATCGTCATTATCGCCACTGGAACAAACTTAGAAAGTGCTGTTCTTTCCGTTATGCACTTGAAGAAATTAGGTATCCCCCAAATTATCGCAAAAGCACGCAATGCTATTTTTGAAGAAGTGCTCTATGAAATTGGTGTCACATCCGTCATCTCTCCCGAACGTGATTCAGGTCATCGGCTTGCTACAAAGATTTTACGCAATCATATTGACGAGGTGCTCCGTCTTGATGATGATACATCGCTTATCGAGTTTGAAATTCCTGAAAGTTGGGTTGGCCAAACCTTACAATCATTAGATTTACGTCGTAAATATGAAATGAATCTCATCGGCATGCGCGAAGATCGAGGCGAGCCTATGCAGACGATTGCCGCGAACGAACCTTTAGAGGACGACATTATCCTTGTCGGCATTGCTAGTTCGCATGTTTTTGAAAGGTACGACTATCTAGGCTACTTCTAA
- a CDS encoding TrkH family potassium uptake protein, protein MDRHVIQSTSLRFTLSFVVLAIIGSLLLAMPIMHQPGIQVSFSDHFITSVSLVCVSGLGAVSIGDTYNFLGQLLCLILIQVGGLGIITLINVGMYRMHRHVSLKDQYLLQSTFGRDTNQDFSEFLLAIYRYTMIAELIGTGLLMIAFVPRFGWFKGSFHALFVAVASFTNAGFHNFGGSGSLEAFNNNPLVLLTVCALVIFGGIGFTVWFELAHKLRDYWNGKPRSIRLAFHNLSTHTYVVLRMTVWLLISGTLVTWFVETRNPKTMTDWPAYQQLLNAFFKTVCARTAGFTSLNYVDLRPFSKFHSMMQTIIGGAPGGTAGGMKVTTVAIMLALVRSELLGYERVVIHRRTITSSLIKKALVVITFFALMIFAGYSTLLIMHPEINALDLLFEVFNALGTAGISLNLTNQLSTAGHFILIILMIAGRVGPITLLMGLMNRQKQEIHYPKTDIYLG, encoded by the coding sequence ATGGATCGACACGTCATCCAATCAACTTCACTGAGATTCACCTTAAGTTTCGTAGTCTTAGCGATTATTGGGAGTTTGCTCCTTGCCATGCCAATTATGCACCAACCTGGCATACAAGTCAGCTTCAGTGATCACTTTATAACAAGTGTGTCACTTGTATGTGTCTCTGGTTTAGGTGCCGTATCGATTGGTGATACATACAACTTTCTAGGCCAACTACTCTGTCTCATCCTTATTCAAGTGGGGGGCTTAGGTATTATAACATTAATCAACGTGGGGATGTATCGCATGCACCGTCATGTCTCCTTAAAAGATCAATATTTACTGCAAAGCACCTTTGGTCGAGACACAAATCAAGACTTCTCTGAATTTCTATTAGCAATTTATCGCTATACTATGATTGCAGAACTAATTGGAACTGGCCTTTTGATGATTGCATTCGTTCCCCGCTTTGGTTGGTTTAAAGGCAGCTTCCACGCACTCTTTGTTGCTGTGGCTAGTTTTACGAATGCAGGCTTTCATAACTTTGGTGGTTCCGGCTCATTAGAAGCTTTCAATAATAATCCACTCGTCTTGTTGACGGTATGCGCCTTGGTCATCTTCGGTGGAATTGGCTTTACCGTTTGGTTTGAACTCGCTCATAAACTACGCGATTATTGGAACGGGAAGCCTCGCTCTATACGCTTAGCTTTCCATAATCTCAGTACCCATACATACGTTGTCTTACGTATGACGGTCTGGCTTTTAATCAGCGGAACGCTTGTTACATGGTTTGTCGAAACAAGAAACCCTAAGACAATGACCGATTGGCCAGCCTATCAGCAACTATTGAACGCCTTCTTCAAAACCGTTTGCGCTAGGACAGCGGGCTTTACCTCGCTAAATTATGTTGATCTGCGTCCTTTCTCTAAGTTTCATTCCATGATGCAGACTATTATTGGGGGCGCTCCGGGCGGTACGGCAGGGGGGATGAAAGTAACAACTGTTGCTATTATGCTTGCCCTAGTTCGCTCTGAGCTGTTGGGTTATGAACGGGTTGTTATTCATCGGCGAACGATTACCTCCTCTTTAATCAAGAAAGCCTTAGTGGTCATTACTTTCTTCGCCTTAATGATTTTTGCAGGTTATTCAACCTTACTCATTATGCATCCTGAAATCAATGCCTTAGACTTGCTCTTTGAAGTCTTCAACGCACTTGGCACGGCTGGTATCTCACTCAACTTAACTAACCAGCTCTCAACTGCTGGGCACTTTATCTTAATCATTCTCATGATTGCCGGGCGGGTAGGGCCAATCACCCTACTCATGGGTTTGATGAATCGCCAGAAACAAGAAATACACTATCCAAAAACGGACATCTACTTGGGTTAG
- the rlmH gene encoding 23S rRNA (pseudouridine(1915)-N(3))-methyltransferase RlmH produces MDVEIIAVGKLKEKYLKQGIQEYVKRMGTYAKLKIIEVKDEATQENMSEVEIQQVLAKEAERIQTHIRPDRQVIVLAIEGQLISSEDLATQLEQMAVYGQSKVTFVIGGSLGLAETIKKQAQRSISFGRITLPHQLTRLILVEQIYRAFRINHGHAYHK; encoded by the coding sequence ATGGATGTTGAAATAATTGCTGTAGGGAAGTTGAAGGAGAAGTACTTAAAGCAAGGTATTCAAGAATACGTGAAGCGCATGGGTACTTATGCGAAGTTGAAGATAATTGAAGTGAAAGATGAAGCGACGCAGGAGAATATGAGTGAGGTTGAGATTCAGCAAGTTCTAGCTAAGGAAGCAGAGCGCATTCAAACGCATATTAGACCAGACCGGCAAGTCATTGTTCTGGCGATTGAAGGCCAGCTCATCTCGTCTGAAGATTTAGCGACGCAGCTGGAGCAAATGGCAGTATATGGTCAAAGTAAAGTGACGTTTGTTATAGGTGGGTCTTTAGGTCTAGCGGAGACAATCAAGAAACAAGCTCAACGGTCCATCAGCTTCGGTCGGATTACGCTACCCCATCAATTGACTCGTTTAATACTTGTGGAACAGATTTATCGCGCATTTCGAATTAATCATGGCCACGCATACCATAAGTAA
- the yghU gene encoding glutathione-dependent disulfide-bond oxidoreductase produces MTDKLPKVWTWDGDASQRSGNQPTAGSRFEQTLPKGDAPFQLYSLGTPNGIKATIMLEELKELGIEGVEYDLYRIHIGEGEQFGSGFVELNPNSKIPAMLDQSVEPALRIFESGSILLYLAEKFEALIPADIHGRTETMNWLFWQVGSGPFVGGGFGHFFAYAPEKLAYPIDRYTMETKRQLDILDQLLAERKYLIGDTYTIADIANWSWYGRLALDELYEGSAEFLNVTSYTNLMRWAEEIAKRPGVKRGLDVEYQPIAAD; encoded by the coding sequence ATGACTGATAAATTACCAAAAGTGTGGACTTGGGATGGGGATGCGAGCCAACGTAGTGGCAACCAACCGACAGCTGGCAGTCGTTTCGAACAGACCTTACCAAAAGGCGATGCGCCTTTTCAATTATATTCCTTGGGAACGCCCAACGGCATAAAGGCAACGATTATGCTCGAAGAGCTGAAAGAGCTAGGCATTGAAGGTGTTGAGTATGACTTGTATCGTATCCATATTGGTGAAGGAGAACAATTCGGCAGTGGTTTCGTCGAACTGAATCCCAACTCTAAAATTCCGGCTATGCTTGACCAAAGTGTTGAACCAGCCTTACGTATTTTTGAATCGGGTTCGATTTTATTGTATTTGGCTGAGAAGTTTGAAGCGCTTATACCAGCTGATATTCATGGGCGTACGGAAACGATGAATTGGCTTTTCTGGCAAGTCGGCTCAGGTCCTTTTGTTGGCGGTGGCTTTGGCCATTTCTTTGCCTATGCTCCGGAGAAATTAGCCTATCCAATTGACCGCTATACGATGGAAACGAAACGGCAACTGGACATACTTGATCAATTATTAGCTGAGCGGAAGTATCTGATTGGCGACACATACACAATCGCTGATATTGCTAATTGGTCATGGTATGGTCGTTTAGCTTTGGATGAATTATATGAGGGTTCAGCAGAATTCCTAAATGTTACTTCTTATACCAATCTGATGCGTTGGGCAGAGGAAATTGCTAAGCGTCCAGGTGTAAAACGCGGTTTAGATGTTGAGTATCAGCCCATAGCTGCAGACTAA
- a CDS encoding alpha/beta hydrolase, with protein MQREQFTMSQGGHATLTPYLLTPYNDEDIRPAIIICPGGSYLYCSDREGEPIAKYFNALGYHAFVLDYTTYATDREEAKVLPDQLEPKEETLFPTSLRELAEAMLLVKEHASDWHIDPSKVGVAGFSAGGNLAANYATQWHQPVVTDVFPNVEVEELRPRVAILGYPVTDMVAMQEIVNQLSMIPEAGVAWGQMAVSLFGSEKPDEAALAAASPSHHVSVNTPPIFIWSTREDMVVPVNQTTAFTNVLAENLVPFESHIYAEGPHGLSLATTATAGSQEQYRPEVATWGVHCGIWLEKQFAQDEIQRIDLSVFGL; from the coding sequence ATGCAAAGAGAACAATTTACGATGAGTCAAGGGGGACATGCAACTTTAACCCCATACCTATTGACACCTTATAATGACGAGGATATTCGACCGGCGATTATTATTTGCCCCGGAGGTTCTTATTTATACTGTTCAGACCGTGAGGGCGAGCCGATTGCGAAATATTTCAACGCCTTAGGCTATCATGCTTTCGTCTTGGACTATACGACTTATGCGACTGATCGTGAAGAGGCTAAAGTCTTACCGGATCAATTGGAACCGAAAGAAGAGACACTTTTCCCGACGTCCTTACGCGAACTTGCTGAAGCAATGTTACTTGTCAAAGAACATGCATCTGACTGGCATATTGATCCGAGTAAGGTGGGAGTAGCGGGCTTTTCAGCTGGCGGTAACCTAGCGGCTAATTATGCAACTCAATGGCATCAACCGGTTGTGACAGATGTTTTTCCTAATGTGGAAGTAGAAGAATTACGCCCACGTGTGGCTATTCTAGGTTATCCAGTGACGGATATGGTTGCCATGCAAGAGATTGTCAACCAACTCAGTATGATACCTGAGGCTGGCGTTGCTTGGGGTCAAATGGCGGTATCTCTCTTCGGGAGTGAGAAACCAGATGAGGCAGCCTTAGCAGCGGCGAGTCCATCTCACCATGTCTCTGTCAATACGCCACCAATCTTTATTTGGTCCACGCGTGAAGATATGGTGGTGCCTGTTAATCAAACAACGGCCTTCACTAATGTACTGGCTGAGAACCTGGTCCCTTTTGAGTCACATATTTATGCAGAAGGTCCGCACGGGCTAAGCTTAGCAACCACCGCTACCGCGGGCAGCCAAGAACAGTATCGTCCAGAAGTAGCCACATGGGGCGTTCATTGTGGTATCTGGCTAGAAAAGCAATTTGCGCAAGACGAAATTCAACGTATTGATTTAAGCGTCTTTGGCTTGTAG
- a CDS encoding Rpn family recombination-promoting nuclease/putative transposase: MYRPTNDFLFKKTFAASGQEDVTKALIEAILGREFTEITLTNPYTIEAYQAKGRPESTEVDLLARDSKGGYVTIEMQVQRDPFFLERVHYYAGGVYRKNYGRKAEQIIPENRYSSLKQVYSINILDFPLFPKDNEEGIRTFIYRDRENGEALMDIKTYNGIELTFVSLTNYNISEDDQFKHWWRFFKMEAPLEDAPDIVLKAYAEVDEVNLTEEERKMADLAQKYQDDFEAAVGTARYEGREEGRAEERYELVSTMHENGVSTEMIAEYTNMTPAEVKQILQASKLKLID, from the coding sequence ATGTATCGACCAACGAATGATTTCCTTTTCAAGAAAACTTTCGCGGCCAGTGGTCAGGAGGATGTGACGAAAGCTCTGATTGAAGCAATCTTAGGGCGAGAATTCACAGAAATCACCTTGACCAATCCTTATACAATTGAGGCTTATCAGGCGAAAGGCCGGCCAGAATCTACCGAGGTAGATTTGTTGGCAAGAGATTCCAAAGGTGGGTATGTTACTATCGAAATGCAAGTGCAACGAGATCCGTTTTTTCTGGAACGGGTGCATTATTATGCCGGAGGTGTGTATCGCAAGAATTATGGGAGGAAAGCTGAACAGATTATTCCAGAAAATCGGTATTCGAGTTTGAAACAGGTGTACAGTATTAATATTCTAGATTTTCCTTTGTTTCCTAAGGACAATGAGGAAGGCATTCGGACCTTTATATATCGAGATAGGGAGAATGGAGAGGCTTTAATGGATATTAAGACCTATAATGGGATTGAGTTGACCTTTGTGAGCTTAACAAATTATAATATAAGTGAAGATGATCAGTTCAAGCATTGGTGGCGTTTCTTCAAGATGGAAGCCCCATTAGAAGATGCGCCGGATATTGTACTCAAGGCGTATGCAGAAGTGGATGAGGTTAATTTGACAGAGGAGGAACGAAAGATGGCAGATTTAGCGCAAAAATATCAGGATGACTTTGAAGCAGCGGTGGGTACAGCGAGATATGAAGGCCGAGAGGAAGGGCGAGCAGAAGAGCGGTACGAATTAGTTTCAACAATGCACGAAAATGGTGTGTCAACTGAGATGATAGCGGAATATACGAACATGACTCCAGCAGAAGTGAAACAGATACTTCAAGCATCTAAACTGAAATTGATAGACTAA
- a CDS encoding M20 metallopeptidase family protein: MDYLTRARELHDAAIQVRRQLHQNPEVGFDLPETMKLVKSKLDEFGIAYENLADTYGVVGTLGDASKGKTLLLRADSDALPIPEKSEHDFVSQVENKAHLCGHDMHTTILLMVLKMLKENEDQLEGQIKFLFQPAEETLNGGKLMVEKGILENPKPDAGMALHMWPMSKEVNILVSRHEVLASALNFRIIIKGVGSHGAMPYMGIDPVFVASQIINGANAILARELPSNKGASLSMGMIEAPGGAVNVIPDTVIIEGTSRSLYPESAQHVSERLPEIIEHIAKAHRAEASYEVLAEVPALINTPEISDQTLAAAKEVLGDEYNVTETEPDLASEDYAHIASHLPESCYFMVGAPLPDAEGKTYPVHNPLVQFNEEALVAGSAAMAQAATNWLRDNK; encoded by the coding sequence ATGGATTATTTGACACGTGCGAGAGAGCTTCATGATGCGGCAATTCAAGTTAGGCGCCAGTTACATCAAAACCCTGAAGTGGGCTTCGATTTACCGGAGACGATGAAGTTGGTCAAGTCGAAATTGGATGAGTTCGGTATTGCTTATGAGAACTTAGCAGATACTTACGGTGTTGTTGGTACACTAGGTGATGCAAGCAAGGGCAAAACCCTATTACTTCGTGCTGACTCAGACGCTCTACCGATTCCTGAGAAATCGGAACATGACTTTGTTTCACAAGTTGAGAACAAAGCACATTTATGTGGTCACGACATGCATACGACCATTCTTTTGATGGTCTTGAAGATGTTGAAGGAAAACGAAGACCAGTTAGAAGGACAAATTAAATTCCTCTTCCAACCAGCTGAAGAGACTTTAAATGGTGGGAAATTAATGGTCGAAAAAGGTATCTTAGAAAATCCTAAGCCAGATGCGGGAATGGCGCTGCATATGTGGCCAATGTCTAAAGAAGTTAATATTCTTGTATCCCGCCATGAAGTTCTCGCTTCCGCTTTAAACTTCCGCATTATAATTAAAGGTGTTGGCTCCCATGGCGCTATGCCTTATATGGGAATTGACCCAGTCTTTGTTGCTTCACAAATTATTAACGGTGCAAATGCAATTTTAGCTCGTGAGCTTCCATCCAATAAAGGCGCATCTTTATCCATGGGTATGATTGAAGCCCCAGGTGGTGCTGTCAATGTTATTCCAGATACCGTTATTATCGAAGGGACTTCACGCTCACTTTATCCTGAATCTGCTCAACACGTTTCTGAACGCTTACCAGAAATTATCGAGCATATTGCTAAAGCACACCGCGCTGAGGCAAGCTACGAAGTCTTAGCAGAAGTTCCTGCCCTCATCAATACACCTGAGATTTCTGACCAAACTCTGGCAGCAGCTAAAGAAGTTCTAGGTGATGAATATAACGTGACAGAAACTGAACCAGACTTAGCCTCAGAAGACTATGCGCATATCGCTAGTCATTTGCCTGAATCATGCTACTTCATGGTCGGTGCACCTCTTCCAGACGCTGAAGGCAAGACTTATCCAGTGCACAATCCACTGGTGCAATTTAATGAAGAAGCCTTAGTTGCCGGCTCTGCTGCTATGGCACAAGCTGCAACCAACTGGTTAAGAGACAATAAATAA
- a CDS encoding DUF924 family protein — MKTAQDVLDFWFAPEHADKLFDKDPTFDQKIRDAFFETWEAACEGLCYTWRDTTKGRIAEIIVLDQFSRNLMRQDPRSYSQDTMALVLSQEVIEQPDFADLPENYKHFAIMPFMHSESQGIHELAVPLFEKHASGALDYEIQHKEIIDQFGYYPHRKKELGEELTAEEEAFLQNDGTSF; from the coding sequence ATGAAAACTGCACAAGATGTTTTAGACTTTTGGTTTGCCCCAGAACACGCAGATAAGCTATTTGATAAAGATCCTACTTTTGACCAGAAAATCCGCGATGCCTTCTTTGAAACATGGGAAGCTGCTTGTGAAGGCCTCTGCTACACTTGGCGGGACACGACAAAGGGACGTATTGCTGAGATTATTGTCTTAGACCAATTCTCAAGAAACTTAATGCGCCAAGATCCTCGTAGTTACAGCCAAGATACCATGGCCTTGGTTTTATCTCAGGAAGTCATAGAGCAGCCAGATTTTGCTGATTTACCTGAAAATTACAAGCACTTTGCAATTATGCCCTTTATGCATTCAGAGTCTCAAGGTATCCACGAACTTGCCGTGCCACTTTTTGAAAAGCATGCGTCAGGTGCTTTAGACTATGAAATTCAACATAAGGAAATTATCGATCAGTTTGGTTACTATCCGCATCGCAAGAAAGAATTAGGCGAGGAACTAACCGCGGAAGAAGAAGCTTTCTTACAGAATGATGGCACAAGTTTCTAG
- the lepB gene encoding signal peptidase I, producing MSSNRKDTVREIVSTVVWFVLVFLVVLLVRRYIVEPFVVNGGSMEDTLHSGERMVMLKRNEIERFDVVVLPAPDNPRDLYIKRVIGMPGDTIEVKDDMLILNGQVMDEPYLYEQKANFEGLGPFTFDFKLEDVAGSATVPEGQVFVMGDNRRNSLDGRSFGFVNIDDLHGEADFVYWPLNNLHLLTKYSLTADGSAIVER from the coding sequence ATGAGTAGTAATAGAAAAGACACAGTTCGAGAAATAGTAAGCACGGTTGTATGGTTCGTGCTTGTATTTCTCGTTGTATTATTAGTTCGTCGATATATCGTCGAGCCTTTCGTCGTTAACGGGGGTTCAATGGAGGACACCTTACACAGCGGTGAACGGATGGTCATGCTCAAACGGAATGAAATTGAACGTTTTGACGTAGTCGTCCTACCTGCCCCCGATAATCCGCGAGACTTGTATATTAAACGTGTCATTGGGATGCCCGGTGACACCATTGAAGTGAAGGATGATATGCTGATTCTTAACGGTCAAGTAATGGATGAACCGTATCTCTATGAGCAAAAGGCAAACTTTGAAGGCTTAGGACCTTTCACCTTCGACTTTAAATTGGAAGACGTTGCCGGTTCGGCTACTGTTCCGGAAGGGCAAGTCTTTGTTATGGGTGATAACCGTCGCAATTCCCTTGATGGTCGGAGCTTTGGTTTTGTAAATATTGATGATTTGCATGGGGAAGCGGATTTCGTGTATTGGCCACTGAATAACCTTCACCTGCTGACGAAGTATTCACTTACGGCCGATGGCAGTGCTATTGTTGAGCGCTAA